DNA from Brassica napus cultivar Da-Ae chromosome C4, Da-Ae, whole genome shotgun sequence:
ttttaaaaattgaatatataaATGACATTGAAGATTTTGGTAAGATACAATATTTAAAAGGAGTTACATTTTTTAATCTTCTGTTTTgaacaaaataacataaaatacagAATGTAGATGACTGTGTTTTGTCCATATCTAATAACAACTAGAGAATGGATCTCTCAACCTCTCCACACTAGAAGTGAACACTCGTTATTCATTTGTGCCCTTTACCAATCCTCCTTTTCCCATTTTCACCACTAACTATGTCCGTGAATTCTGTCTtgcaatttattaaaattttatttctattttgtttgCTAATTCTCTTTACTGCTAAAAATGTATTAATCTTCTAATACAACTGCTAACAATGGAAAACGCATACCAGAATTTTGAAGCAACAATTCTGATTGATATTTATTTGGCACATGCACgtttgttaataaattttaattcaagAACAGTTTAGAAATGATTGTTGAGATGCTGAGCTCGGAGCAAATGAAAGAAAACAGTTTTTTTCGTTGAGTCACCAGCCACAAGTTTTGTTGAGCAGAGAGAGCAAATGAAAATAGTAATCTGGAAACTGTATTCATGTATTGGATGATCAACTGATTAGTatttagatagatttttttttaaaattttcgtaagcgaattattttataaataataaatgcaaatactatatatatacagtatatatattattatttttgatcaaataacCAAGAAAGATAGTTTAGTAGTTTTTCTGTTGACTGTGTGCAAGTGATACAATAATCTAGtttcaaagcaaaaaaaaatccttaagAAAGGATATCtataaattcattttattaacattattcatttcatataaatttaagtaGGATCGACATAAAGTTTGAATCGGCATTCATATTTAATTTAGCATATTGCAAGATGTTGGGAAAAGAACGTAATACAGAGAAAGAAATGCAATAAGGCACCAATGATGCAAAAGAAGCAAAAGGCTAGAGATCACATTCATCTTAAATATGCATCTTTTGCTTCTTTTTGGGTTGATATCGATTCTTTTCGATTCCGGTTTTTCCGcgtaaaataattttgaatctattatgtacttgtaaattttttgtttgatttcgGGTCTGTTCTGTTCGAATTTTCGGGTCCGGATAAAATACGCAGACCTAATTTTGATTAAGTTCTATACTCTGTTTTTTAAATGTAAACACGTAAGTCCAGTTTTTAAAAACCATTTTAaacctaatttataaattatttttcgataaataaattttatatattcataaaaatataagatttgttaataaaaataaGCATTAGTTAACTACAGCTTAAATCAAGCACGAAAAAGGAATCTTATGGATTTCAATGTGGCCACATTGAGTTGGATTAACCAAAACACTTTGCAATATGAATCTTCCTATCAACACGTCGGAACTTTCGATCAATAAAGCTTGCACATGATTACATTTACGaaagttttattaattaattagtcTATATGACACTAAACTCTAGGCCTCATGGACTCGATTTTCATTGGCTTATCCAACGGTAATAAAAACGATGATCCTAACGcagattgtttttaatttttattgatcTATAGAAAAGATTTGGGTTAATAAGTCGATTATTAAAGGGGTGGTTAATCACtgctttaaacaaaaaaaaaagaagtaagagtatatttttttgtaaactcgaAATAAGAGTTTTATCCATGAAACAAAAGGCAAATACAAAggagaattcggccaaaaaaaacctcaattttgcacgaattgccaaaagaaacatgaatttttgggctaaccaaaaaaacaccaaactttcattgacttttgaattaattaacaatattttcactgacttgccaatttagcacgccgtcaacaaatttaacagaaatatttgacgtcgtttattgttggcgtttagtgaaacgacgtcgttttacatgatttgaaattaaaaatatgtagacccctggattcgaacccaggttggttggtcaaatgacaaggtattttaccactgggctactgacattttcaatgtacttactaacatgttaacttttatttggtacatattaaatataaatttttttctaaaaacttaatagatctttaaaattccaaaaacaattaaaaaaaattaagaagatttttataaaattaatttagaaattaaaattaaaaacaaaattttatttttctttttaaaaaataaatactcttccaaaattttctaaaaacttaaaaagatctttaaaattccaaaaaattgaaaaaataaagaaattttttataaaattaaatttaaaattaaaatagaatttttttataaaattaattttgaaattaatatagaaaataaaattttattttttcttttcaaaaaaacacGAACTTTTCacgaattgaaaagaaaaaatcaaataaaattttattttctattttaatttcaaaattaattttataaaaaaattctttattttttcaattttttggaattttaaagttctttttaagtttttagaaaattttggaagagttttattttttataaagaaaaataaaattttatttttaattttaatttctaaattaattttataaaaattttctttatttttttattttttttagaattttaaagatcttattaagtttttagagaattttttatatttaatatgtaccaaataaaagtaaacatgttaaTAAGTACATTGAAAGTGCCAGTGACCCAGTGGTAAAATACTTTGCCATTTGACCAaccaacctgggttcgaatccaggggtctacatatttttaatttcaaatcatgtaaaacgacgtcgttttacatcATTTGAAAACGATGTCGTTTCACTTAACGCCAACAATAAACgacgtcaaatatttctgttaaatttgttgacggcgtgttaaattggcaagtcagcgaaaacattgttaattaattctaaagtcaatgaaaatttggtgtttttttggtcagcccaaaagtttatgtttcttttggcaattcgtgcaaagttggttttttttggccgaattctcatatacaaagagaggaagaaggagagtAATGGGGGACCTAACCAATACAATATTGTTACCATACTAAAATATTAGTTGGCAGACCAAAAgcaattacaaaataatatgatTGAGAAATGTTTGGAAGTTGATAGAAGTAGTAGGGAACGAATCATCTCATCTTCACCAACTTAACTAACCAAAGCCAAAATGAATACGTAACTGAATAAATATGatcactttttttataaaatttgaacaTTTAAACAAAGTTTTTGGATTGATTTGATTACTTATACTCATATATGAGTGCTTTTCTTAATAGTGTTGAGTTTGGAACTTGGGAGTTGTGGCCCACAAAAACTTAGACATGGCGCATAAGTTGATTGGAGAACAACGTCCTAGGATGAAATTCCCAAAGATTTCCAGTGACTTTTTCAAGTGTAGAAAGTTGATAGACTTTCACATAAGAATTGGAAGTTAGTTTTCATGAATACTTTATAACTAGGTAACAatctgcgccttgcgcggaatgtgattattagtttcgttatttttaataaggaGACATTAATCTGTTTAATATGGACATCTGTTCGGTTTTaggttgttttttggttttttatctcctaaaatataattattattttaaatcaatatttatttggtttgttcggtaaaaatgtttgatgtttttgatttttttcctgtgataataaaaaattactattatttgtttgttttcatattatgaatcttagatagtcATGATGTcaaaccaatggtttcatattatagtttctaaacgaatagttaaaaaaaaaaattatcaagacaaatcattttactacaatttggttgatagtgaaagaagcattaagaaaaataatattttaacttctaaaaaattagatatttcagttgtgATAAATAATTAGTTATAAGGTGCTCAAGTCAATATGCATATGTATgtgtatataaaagtatataaagatgattgataaatatataaagatactgttaattaatattaaatgacatttttttcaaaataatacatgaaaaataaaattcttaaaataaaattatttaaaaacaaaaatattgtaaaatttatataaactataatatataacttatatataattctttaaatatatatatatatatatatgcatataacgaaTAAAATTGGATATACGcttctataaatattgatatttgtgatttgttttttttttacggatattgcattctagtatttgatttgcttcgtagagttacggatatccggatttttcggttcgaatcaaaacggataacaaatcgaatcaaaatttatgaataatttgccCAGCTCTATTtgtaaacagtaaaaataacataaagaagaaccatgcatgtgagttttatattaaaaacataaagtaTATAGTctgaacatatttatgtagagtttggctGAGAAACTCTCTACATGTGACATGTGTCCATTTTAGTGTAaacacatttattacaatgattaTACACGTTACATGTGTCCAAtttagtgtgaatgcatttattacaatgcttctcttttaatatataagagataagAAAATTAGAGGAGTGATTAGCGAAGTAACACTCTAAAggctttttaaaatttgatggtcacaaaatatttataagattttttaattttaaatcacaacCTATTTTATAAACAACTATTTAACactattataaaatcaaatcaaaagttATAAACTTTCTATATTATTTAACAGTATCATCAAcctattttataaacaaattatttaacaGTATTTGACGCGGAAATTTATGAAATTCGATTCAAATTCATTTTCGGTTATATCAATTCGGTATTGTTCAGTTATTCTGTTCCAGATAAATGTGCATCGATTTTAAGAACGAAATCAAAAGCAACAGTCAGAGTCTACAAAGTCCCAACTCCtctgattaataaaaataagtatACAAATTCTCAAACTTTCAGGGCCCGGAAAGTCTGTTAATGGCTTTGAAAAGCGTTAAATAAACCCCACAGCAATAATAAACCCATTAATAAAGAATAATCCGTTTGTCACTACTTCAACTTGGCCTAGATAGGCATATTTTACTCAAATTCCATTTGGGCCTATAAGCTATCCTTTTACCACATAGTGGCCCAACACAAAATACAACTCTTACGACGAAAACTAATCCATATTTTCCTAGCATCCGGAGCCGGTGACGTCCATCAGAGAAGTCAACATCTTAATATATCTCTTAATACCAAACGTTAAAGAGTCGTAATCAGATCTCTTGTTTTTAAATCAACCTCAAATTCATTACGAGATAAAAGCGGTCACCACCAATATCGAAGGGTAGAAACGTAATTTAACCCGTGGTATCGTTTTGTGCTACTTGAAGCGGCACGGTGTGTAGAAACAAGTTGCCGCCATGACACGTACGCGCTTCGGAGCCTCTACTTCAAGATTGATTAGACTCAATGTACCTACCACCGTCCGATTAAAAGTAACCATTAAATCTCAACCcttcatttaattaataaacCTCCACGTGGAAAATAAAccatttatttcattttatatcattttcttCTGTTATCCTCTCTCATTATTGTCTTCCTCCTTAAAGAAAGGGTTTTGATAATCCCAATCCATGGATTATCGTAGCTTCGACTCTAATCAAGAAACCACCTCTGAATCGTCGAGTTTGAGTCTTAGACCGTTTGAATTCGAAGCTTTCTTTGTAAAGTTCTGAGCTTTACTCATGGCCGCTTATGCTCGTAGCTTCGCCTCGTTGACCCATCTCCACCAAACCTTCTCGCCGCCGATACCTCTTCTCCGACGACATCACAGCGCGAAACCCACTTCCCGAATCACCTGCAACCTCAAATTCAACCGCCACGCCGCCGGGAAGCTCCGATCATCCCGTTCCGTGGAACTAGACCGGTTCATCACaagccaagaagaagaaggcgaaGCGGATGAGGAGATAGGAGAGGGTTTTTTCGAGGCGATCGAGGAGCTGGAGAGGATGACGAGAGAGCCCTCCGACATCCTCGAGGAGATGAACCACAGACTCTCTCCTCGAGAGCTGCAGCTGATGCTCGTCTACTTCGCGCAAGAAGGGAGAGACTCGTGGTGCGCGCTCGAGGTCTTCGAGTGGCTGAAGAAGGAAGATAGAGTCGACGAGGAGATGATGGAGCTGATGGTTTCGATAATGTGCGGGTGGGTTAGGAAGCTGATCGAGGAGGAGTGCGGCGCGGGGGAAGTGTTGGAGCTGTTGGTTGATATGGATTGCGTTGGGTTGAGGCCTGGGTTTAGTATGATGGAGAAGGTCATTGCTTTGTACTGTGAGATGGGGAAGAAGGAGAGTGCTGTTTTGTTTGTTAAGGAGGTTTTGAGAAGGAGAGATGGGTGTGGTGGTTACAGTGTTGTTGTTGGTGGCTCTGAGGGGAGGAAAGGTGGGCCCAGTGGGTATCTTGCTTGGAAAATGGTGGTAAAGTTTATAGCTTTTGCCTCTTTTGTTTGAGTCATTAGCTCAACTGGAAAGAACCCTGACCATTGTGTCAGAGATCCCCAGTTCGAATCCCAAACTAATATTACAATGTGGGAAGTTACTTTTGTTTCTTTCAGGTTGATGGAGACTATAGGAAGGCTGTTGATTTGGTTGTTGATTTGAGACACTCAGGGCTAAAGCCAGAAGCTTACAGCTATCTCATCGCGATGACAGCTATTGTGAAGGAGCTGAACAGTCTTGGGAAGACTTTACGCGAGTTGAAGCGATATACAAGGGCTGGTCTTGTTGCTGAGATTGATGATCACGGTAGGTTGCTCATAGAGAAGTACCAGTCAGAGCTCATATCTCGCGGACTCGAGTTAGCAGCCTGGGCGATGCAGGAAGGTCAAGATAATGAGTCCATTGTTGGGGCGGTCCACGAGAGACTACTGGCGATGTACATTTGCGCAGGACGTGGACCAGAAGCGGAGAAACAGCTTTGGGAGATGAAATTCGCGGGGAGAGAACCTGAAGCTGACCTCCACGACATTGTGATGGCGATCTGCGCTTCGCAGAAAGAGGCTGATGCGGTTTCGCGGCTTCTGAGGCGTGTGGAGTTCATGGGAGctgagagaaggaagaagactTTGTCGTGGTTGCTCAGAGGGTACGTGAAAGGTGGACACTTTGAAGAGGCTTCGGAGACGTTGGTAACGATGATCGACTCTGGTTTGTGTCCGGAGTATATTGATCGAGTGGCTGTGATGCAAGGGATGACGAGGAAGATCCAACGGCCACGGGATGCTGAAGCGTATATGGGTTTGTGCAAGAAGCTGTTTGATGCTGGTTTAGTAGGACCTTGTCTTGTGTATATGTACATGGATAAATATAAGATGTGGATAGTGAAGATGATGTAAACGCAGGAGGATGAGGTTGAAGACTCAAAACTAAGTTTGGAGAGGTTGAGATCTTCTATTTTTGGTATATAAAATCTGTATGTATGCAGTAATACGTATAATCTCTGTGTATGTAATGAAAATAACTTAGGCgtatggtatatatatatattgataatcatGTACTGTACTTATGAAATAGTCTTTGAAATTCTCTGTTTGTGAATTTTTCTGTAATAGGAGCTGTTTACTATTTTTATGATTTGGCATCAATACTTTCGGCTTTGGAAGATTTATGAGTAAACTAATACTACTGTTCAAACTTACAGCAAAATCCTATATGACTAAAATCAACATCAACATCAAAAGGTATCTTATAACTCCACAGCAAAATCATATAGAGTTTCAACCAGGCGTGGGCATTTTAACATAGACCCGAAAACTCGAACCGGAACCAACCCGAAAATATCCGATCCGAAACGGaacaaaaaatttacaaatactttttgggtctaaatttattttacctgaaagaaccggaaccgaaaaa
Protein-coding regions in this window:
- the LOC106434873 gene encoding pentatricopeptide repeat-containing protein At2g30100, chloroplastic; translation: MAAYARSFASLTHLHQTFSPPIPLLRRHHSAKPTSRITCNLKFNRHAAGKLRSSRSVELDRFITSQEEEGEADEEIGEGFFEAIEELERMTREPSDILEEMNHRLSPRELQLMLVYFAQEGRDSWCALEVFEWLKKEDRVDEEMMELMVSIMCGWVRKLIEEECGAGEVLELLVDMDCVGLRPGFSMMEKVIALYCEMGKKESAVLFVKEVLRRRDGCGGYSVVVGGSEGRKGGPSGYLAWKMVVDGDYRKAVDLVVDLRHSGLKPEAYSYLIAMTAIVKELNSLGKTLRELKRYTRAGLVAEIDDHGRLLIEKYQSELISRGLELAAWAMQEGQDNESIVGAVHERLLAMYICAGRGPEAEKQLWEMKFAGREPEADLHDIVMAICASQKEADAVSRLLRRVEFMGAERRKKTLSWLLRGYVKGGHFEEASETLVTMIDSGLCPEYIDRVAVMQGMTRKIQRPRDAEAYMGLCKKLFDAGLVGPCLVYMYMDKYKMWIVKMM